acccagcgaagagtgcacctgtctaggccgtgagccgccagcttctctaggagaatgctgtgggagacagtgtcaaaggccttactgaagtccaggtagaccacatccacagcctttccctcaaccactaggtgggtcacctggtcatagaaggagatcaggttggtcaggcaggacctgccttccatgaacccgtgctggctgggcctgatcccctggttgtcccgcacatggcttgtgagcaccctcaagatgaaccgctccatgatcttccccggcaccaaggtcagactgactggcctgtagttccccggatcctccttccggcccttcttgtaaatgggcgtcacattggcgagcctccagtcgtccgggacctccccagttaaccaggactgctggtaaatgatggagagtggcttggcaagctcctctgccagctccctcagtacccttgggtggatcccatccggccccatagacttgtgagtgtccaggtggcgtagcaggttgttaactgcttcctcttggagtatggggggtttatcctgttCTCcgcccctgtcttccagctcagggggctgagtaccctgaagataactgctctgactattaaagactggggcaaagaaggcgttaagtacctcagccttatcctcgtccttggtggtaAGGTTCCCcgcccccgcatccaataaaggatggagattctccttggctctccttttgtcattaatatacttgtaaaagcattttttgttgtctctcacgacagtggccaggttgagttctagctgggcttttgcctttttaatttccactctgcaggacctaacgagatccctgtgctcttcttgagttgcctgcccctcttccacaagtggtaaactctccttttttccctgagtcccagccagagctccctgttcagccaggccggtcatcttccccacccgttcttcttacggcatatggagacagcctgctcctgcgcctcctccttcttgaagaacgtccagccttcctggacccctttgcccttcaggactgtctcccaagggaccctctcgaccagtgtcctgatcaggccaaagtccgccctctggaagtccatggtagcggttttgctgacccccctccttacttcactaagtattgagtatccttatcatttcatggtcgctaagctcaagctggcctctgaccaccacatctcccaccagtcctctCTGTTTGTGAACTGCGTTCCAGAATATTTTGAGTTCCCTTTTCTCCCAAACACCTTTGTTAAAAATTCTGTTACTTGGCTAAGATAGTGAAACCCtttgagagggaaggaaaagtagCATAGCAATTTTTAGGAGTTTTGTTAAACTGTGTTGCACTTCTTAAAGAACAATAGTTGTGTAGAATAATTCTAGGCAAAAGGTATAGTTCTTTTGCTTCTTGATTGCAGTCTTTTAAACACAGCATGCTAACAAATTTTCTCCTGCATGTAGGCCCTGTTTGTAGCCTCTAAGCTGAAGATGTTTGATCATCTGAAAGATAAAGGTCCACTGAAGGCTGTGGATGTTGCAGAGGAGGTTGGAACCTCTGTGTGTGGAACAGAAAGACTCCTTGATGCATGTGCTGCTCTTGGATTACTGGAGAAAACAGCACAAGGTGACTTAATTTCTCCTCCCCCCAACTGCATATAGTACTGAAAGACATGTAGGACTGGAAGAGATGCTTTGAAGGTCACTGGGTCTGACTTGGTATTGTGGGTAACTTGgatttgggggaagggggaatgGATTGTTGgttctttgctttcattattaGTAGCTGGAATTGTTTCGTTTGGGGGCAGACTTTACCTAATGAACACTTTCAGGTCTCCTTTGAGGAATCCTTAGATTGCTTTTGCTCTCTGGACATAGTACTGACCAAATTTCTAAGAAGAAGTTGCGTGGGCAGTCCCAGGGAGCAGTGTAATAGCTCAGATGTATCATCTGTACTCGGGTCACAATAACCTcacgcaatgctacaggcttgcggaagagtggctggaaagctgccccaggcagaaaaggacctggggatgttggtcgacagctggctgaacgtgagccggcagtgtgcccaggtggccaagaaagccaacagcatcctggcctgtatcagaaatagagtggccagcaggagcagggaggtgatcgtgcccctgtactcggcactggtgaggccgcacctcgaatcctgtgttcagttttgggcccctcactacaagaaggacatggaggtgctggagcgtgtccagagaagggcaacgaagctggtgaagggcctgcagcacaagtcttgtgaggagcggctgagggaactgggacttttagtctggagaagaggaggctgagggaagaccttatcgcgctctacaactacctgaaaggaggttgtagcgaggtgggtgttgatctcttctgccaagtaactagcgataggacgagagcaaatggcctcaagttgtgccaggggagctttagattggatattaggaaaaatttcttcaccaaaagggttgtcaagcattggaccaggctgcccagggaagtggttgagtcaccatccctggaggtatttaaaagacctgtagatgtggtgcttagggacatggtttagtggtggacttggtagtgttaggttaatggttggactcgatgatcttagaggtcttttccaacctaaatgtaTCTATGATTCTATCTAAAATAAGGACCAAGTTCCATTCCCTGCTGCAACAACGCAGACTCACAATCTTCAGCAGAGAATCAGGGTTTTAATGAGGAGAGCTCTGGAATGTGTCCCTCTTCATGGACAACAGCTTAAATTTTAGTGCCCCTAACTGGAACAGTGCTTGAAGGTGTATGTAGGTGAGGGAGTCAGTAGTAGGATTAACTTTTTCAGTCTGCACTATGTAGTTATAAGTTTCCATATGCATCATTTACATAGTAAGACTTGAAATGGTCAAGTGCCAAGACAAGGAAATAAAGGAGGCTTTCAACTCTGTTAGAGGACAAGACCAAGGAGAAAGCCCTAAAGGCAAAACATACTGGAGAAAGCTTGAATTTAAGGGAAGCAGAAGCCATAAtctaaagaaaaatgcagtcaaGAATGAGGAACTTCTGCTACTCTCCCTTGAATATCAGGTGTAGTAACTGAggtactcttttttttaaaaaaaaaaaaaaacaacaaaaacaaacaaacaaaaccaaaacaacaaaccaaaaaaccccaaacaaacaaaaaatcagtgcCTATCTATGTCCTCCGGCATCTAAATTCTTTTTATAAACAAAGTACCTGCTCTTTTAAGAATGAGAAGACCTTTAGAATTATTTCATAGAAATCTTTGCACAAAAAATAGTATCATCCTAAGATCAGGATTTGCTAGCTATTTAACAGCTACACAGGAAAACACCCCTTCAGATTTTAAATGACAGTTGTAAAGTACTGAAACAAAGCTGGTTACAGTTGTTTTCTTCCCATAAGGTTACAGTAATACAGATTCAGCAAATACCTACCTGACCTCAGATGGTGAATACTCACTTCATGGCTATATTATCCACTCTAATGACCACCTTTGGCCTCTCTTCACAAACTTGGAGTCTGCTGTCAAAGAAGGCAGCAGGCAGAACCATCGAGCCTTTGGAAAGAAAGCGGAGGATTTATTTAAGGTAATGTAAACTCTTACGAGTATCAAAACTAGCtgtgaggagcccagaactgatcTAGGGGCAAATGGAGACTGAACTGTCTAAGAAAGTTGGTCAAGTTCAGAAATGGTAGAAATGCAATGCAAGTCACTAGTCCCAGACTTCTGTTCTCTTCAACTTTAGGCTTTAAAGTGCTGGAGCAATCACAGAACATACCAAGAAATTTGAGTGCTGATGAAAATTGTCTGGCTAAAATGTTGCCCATCCAGCTAACACACTCTCAGAACAACCTCTGGGCCTGTTTGATTTACATTTATGTGGCCTTTTTGTAACGCCAGGTAGTACCTTATCACACATGCACTCCTTCCATATTGGATGCCAGTCACTTGGTACTGATGTGCATCCAGTTCAATCTGTGCTGACAGTGTAATCAAAGCTGTTTTCAAATTTGCTTCATGCAGTGGAGAAGAGATCCTTTTATGAAGGTTTGCAGTTTTGTATATGCTTCAAGCTGGCATATATTGCTGATAAGAATTGTAATCCTTTCTTCCATCCGTTTCCATCTCTGTAGCATTCCTTTTCCAATGTTAGCCCAGGTGGATGTGTTCAGACTGGAGAATCACTTAGAGTTATAACTAGCCTAACTTGTCAGTTATCCACCTGGTGAAGCAGGTTGGGGGGCATAAATATTTGTGCCTGTTTAAGGAGAGGGCTAGTGGAGTGAGCAGGAGAATATGTCAGGACTTCATCTCTGACAGCAGTGCTGGCTTGAAGTGTACTTCATATTATATCCTGAGGTTCTTAATTTATACGTAGCTTCTAGATCTAGATGCTGATGAAGCCGGTCTCCTAAAGGAGAGGTCTACATCCCTCATATATAGTTGGTGGAAGGAAGTAAGGGCTTTTGGAGACTTAAGAAAGTCCTGTTAGCCTAATGTTAGTGCCTAGATTACTGGTGGACAGAACCTCCTTCAGGAATCCTTCAAAGGCTCTTTTAAAGGGAGTTTAGATACTTTGCTTTAGGATAGATACTGCAGTAGATACTTATGCGCAAGTTAAGCGTTTTAACGTAGGTGAACTGGATCTCATCCTTTGTTAAACATCTGGATTAGCAACTTGAGTTTGCTTGGGTGATGCTTGCAGCAGGAGTCACCACCAGTTCAAGCCTGGGCTCCATATATCTACAGGATTGTGTGTCCGAACAGAATGTATGGGCTGCCTATGGCACTGTGCATACCGCAGCTTGGAGATACTTCAACTTCATGGTAGCTGTAAAACCAGACATAACGGATGAAGTTTGTATGAAAGTGAGACATAAAGGGATTCATGCCTGTGTATCATTTCAAAGGTAAAGGCATGAGGTTCTGGTACTGAATGCTTGCATCTCACCTAATCAAAAAAACGCAGTATGAGCTTTAATGTTTCCGGTTTAAGTTATGGTCCAATCATCTAGTTATTTCCCATCATGGGAGAATAAATGTCAGaattaaatgaaagcaatttGTGAGTATATCAAGAAGGAGGAGGAACACTTTAGGAGACTGAGAGAAAAAACTCAGTCTGTCCTTTCAAGCAGTTTAAAGTGTGGAGACATCTTGCTGTGGAGCAAATGTGTTAGTAAATGTATATCAAAGgcacagtatttctttaaaaagcacagtGCTTTCAGTGCTTCTTCCTGCTATGCTGCCCCAGCTTCAGTGGGCAGAAGTGTTGAATTTAACAGCCCTTGGGACATCACCAAGACCAGGTTCAAACCAGCTAAGTGTACGTCCTTTGAGACGCACTGCAAAAGATGCCTGTGTGATCAGAATTTTGGAGAGAATGCAAAAATCTGTTTATCACTGCAGTGAAACAGCAAAGGACTCGGATGAGCAACCAGTCAATGGCACTTTTAACtcatcttttaattttagaaTTCTAATGTTTATAGTGTGGACCTACTGCCTTGGTTATACATAGTTTTAGttaagtaatgaaaataaacttgaattactgtgctttttttccctttttaggaCTATTATCACAGCCAGGAGGTGAAGCAGCGTTTTATGGCTGCCATGCACAGCATTGCCCACCTGACAGCAAGAGATGTGGCTACAGCATTTGATCTTTCACAGTTTGAATCTGCTTGTGACTTAGGAGGTATTGCCTGTAATTGAACTTGTATACAAATTAAAGGGAAAAGCTGGATTTTAGTTCTATATTTTATtacttaaaacatgtattttttttactggAACTGCAGTAATATTATCTACTCTTATTTTTCTGGTATTGTAATGTCAGAATAAAAGGACTGAATGCAGTTAACTGAAAGCAGAGTTACTTAAATGGTATTTGAGTAGTTTGAAATAAGTGAATGTTTTCACAATCTGACACAGCTCAACACAGAAAACAAGGTGGTTTGTGGCTCAGCTGATACAATATTGGCTGGGAGCTCCGTCTTCAACTATGCTGTTGCTGTCTTTTGGCATgtccaagattttcaaaagtaaaaaaatttatttctgaatccTTCTATATTGGGGTGTCAAACTTGAAACACTGCACTGCTAGATCAGAAAGTTTTGATTCTTTTAGAAtgggtttgttttgtgtgttgttttaattattaatatcTAAGATGACCACCAAAATGTTGAGGACTGATGATACACCTGAATAAACTCTTCTTgtcagagtcttttttttttcccctatgcttGGAGTTGCACAGAGGGAGTGTTACTACATAGAGAAAGATCCACTGAAGGAGGAACACTTTACTTAGTGCCTGGGGAGGTGGACAGCTTGTTAGAGGAATTAACACAATACTGGTGCAATCTTTGCCACTTGCGCAGAGACTCCAAGATTTTACCATCCCTATTCTTCACCATGCTGGAGAGTATTTGTCAAACTTCATATATCAGTGCTTTGTAAATGGTAAATAGTTCTAGTGCTCTTCATCCACAAATTACAAGTCCTTGCTCTTCCATTAATATTATTCTATCCCCAGAAACCCCCTGAAGTACTAGTACCAAAGGTCATACTAGCAATTCTATGACGGTAAGGAGTCATGCCTGCATTCCCCAAGCTTTAAAACATTGCTCTATCCACCAGGAAGTGCTATTGCCCATGTTAATTGTGGAGCTGTCTGTCTACCTCTAATTCTGATTTGATGTCTctattttaatgtttaatgtctttaaaaatgtctgcaaatgcTGGGAGAAAAGACTTGATTgacttttttaaactttcaacAGGTTGCACTGGAGCTCTGGCTCATGGATTAGTACAAATATACCCAAATCTCAAGGTCACAGTATTTGACCTTCCAGAAGTCATTGCAAACACCTCTTACTTTCAGCCTTCAGGACAACACACAGCTCCAGTGACATTTGTGTCAGGTAAATGTAACACATGATCTTTTGTCTTATTTCTGTTATCCTGGAGCACAGAGCAGgctcttctgctgcagaaaatggTGTGCTACCTGCTCCAACACCAAATGTGTCTTAGTATAAGGCAATGTAGGCTCACCCATGCTAAATGGGGACATTGTATTTCTCAAGCCTGTGGGGATAAAACCAAACTGGCTATGGTTGGAGAATGTGGATAAATAAGGAAGTATGAATTAGTCATTTGTGAGTACCACTGGGAGTAAAGGCTGCGTGTCCTTGTCTCAGACTTTTCTTTTCTAGGCAAGATCAACGTGATGGCTACAAAAGACTTCAATGTCTCCTTCCTTACTTCAGGCTTCCTCACCATTTTAATATGTTACAGAATTCTTACCTGTGATCTGCTcttctctttaaatatatttccctTATCTGCAAATCGGTGCATCCCTATGCCTGttcattcttgtttctttctttacctcTGCTGAGGCTCCTAGTTCCtctgcaatatttttatttcattttacaggaATGTACTCTGTGGTTTCTGTAGGAATGTACTAACTCTGCTTTCCAACAGGTGACTTCTTCAAAGATAATCTTCCAGAAGCAGATCTTTACATCCTTTCACGTGTTCTTCATGACTGGCCTGATGAAAAGATACATGTGCTGTTAAGCAAGATAGCAGCTGTTTGCAAACCAGGTAAGTTTTTCCATCTTGTGGGCTTAAAGGTGCATGTTAATGCGTAAACATAATGAGTAATCAtaagaatgattaaaaaatattaaaaaaacgtATTTTTCTGTCCAGTCATAGTAGCCTGTGCTTGAATGTCTATGCCTGCATTATGATAAAACCTactcagaaaaaaagtaaacaaagctGCTAATAAAACTATATAAAATAAACCCTTACTACAGTTGCAGGCTTTGCATACAACTATGTCATCTCCCCTATCTCTGCCATGCCCAGTCTTTCTTACTAAGCCCTATATCATCAAATAACTAAGCATGTGCTTATTTCTATACATACAAGTAGACTAACTAAAGTTCCTTTAGATTAATCAAGAAGAAGCAATTTGTTTTGGTATTCAAGAAGAAGCAGTTTGTTTTGTTATCATTTTGCTATTTCAGTAGTGCCCAGAATATGGTAAACTGGAGTTCAACACTGCTATCTGCACAGATTTAATGAGAAATATGTAGCCTCTTCTGCTTTCTCCTACAtgtgaatcatagaatatctcaagttggaagggactcataaggatcattgagtccaactccctgctccttgcaggactgcctaaaactaaaccatatgactaagagcatcttctagatgctccttgaactctgacaggcttggtgccgtgaccacttccctggcgagcctgttccagtgactgaccaccctctcagtgaagaacctttccctaatgtccaatctgaacttcccctgacgcagcttcattccatttcctcgtgtcctattgctggtcaccagagaggagatcagcacctccccctctgctgccccccttgaggaagttgtagaggCGGTGAgggcacccctcagccttctcttctccaagctgaacaacccaaGTGACCTCAGACAATCCTCATAAGTCTTGctctcgaggcctttcaccatcttggttgccctcctctggacacactctaatagtttgatgtcctgcttatattgaggcacccaaaactgcacacagtgttCGAGGTAGGCCACACCAGTGCCGTGTGAAGTGGgacagtcacctccctcgaccggctagctatgctgtgcttgatgcaccccaggagacagttggcccttttggctgccagggcacactatGGACTCATATTTGGACAGCATTAAAGATCAAAGGAgaagacaaaaagcagaaaagcctgACTGCTAAGATCAACTGATTCCTTAATCCAACAGGATTAACTGTAGCTATGAAGTTTGTTTCATAGGAGAACATTCAAAATTAGATCTAGGCCATAAAGCATAATCCTATTTAtaaattatgaaagaaaattgtGGGTGACTGTCTTAATCTTCTTATGCAAAGATTGGGGTATGACAGATGGTTACAGGAGTTGCTTGATTCAAATGGAAACAAGACTGAGTTTAAGAGCATAGTCAGGAAGTGATCTGAACTTCATTAAAGTGGAGACAGTGCTCTAAACTCCCCCTTCCTTTTAACAATTAAATGGTTGCTTCCAGGAAGAGATTACTGAAAGCAAAGTTCTGTCACTGATTTCCACTGAAGAACACTAAAACACTAGTCTGAGGACCTCTATAATTGTCTCTGAACAAAACACTAAAAACTTGAAGCTAGAAACACTTTACTGAGCCACTTTTGGTTGTTTTGGAAATGCAGGAAGTGCCTTGCTAGTGGCAGAAATTGTGCTTGACGAACACAAGACGCACCCTCCTAGAGCTGTACTGCAGTCCCTCGGTATGACTGAAGGCAAGCAGAGAAGTGGCTCAGAATATAAACAGCTACTGGAGAAATACGGATTCACAAATGTACAAATTAAGATCACAGGAAACTTACTAGATGCTGTTCTGTGCTTCAAGAAGAATCTGTCACCGTAGTGTGCCCAGAAGCAAACTGGGATGCTGAGTTTTTACAACACTTGTGCAATATACCCATCATCAGCCAGCACATATTGTCAGTTTAGGATCATTTTGACCCTTTATCTGAAGCATAGTTGTTACAGGCCTTGAATAAAAGTTGGACTGCACCTTCTGCAGGAGTGAGTTCTATGCATTTAAGAAATGTCTGTGGCAGGCCAAAACTCCTATGTATTAAACACCTTCATGTGCAGTTCTTTTGGCTAGTTTGCAGACTTGACATAGCTGTATAGCATGGCAAGTTAAAACTACAAGCTTTTATGAGCCACATTAATACCTTAGTTTTTTTGGACCTTAAAATTAAAGAGAATTCTCCCTCTGCAGTGTATTCAGTGGTTACTGCTCATTTTTAtcaggaatgaaaaaataaaaatgaatactgtACCATCTGTCTGAATTTGGGAGTGCTAGTcctctttttcacttttctgtggGGCTTTACTCAAAAGCATCTCAATGATACCCTTTTTAAGCACTTTTTCCGCAGGCAAAAGTGAGAATAGGACAAAGCTCAACACGTTCCTACAGCAGCTACACTGTCACAGAGAAACTTCAGCAGCCTCTGACCTCCAGCCACAGTATGCGCCCACACAGGCTGCAGTTGAGAGCTGTTCCTATCGGTTCCTATCAGTTTCAGGTTTTTCTGAATATGGTTAAATGGCCACATATGCTTTCTGTCTCATTACTTGAGGTGAGTTTTAGGACTTATGTCTAAATTCTCTTAtgagaattaaaaatagaagtttcTTCATGTTCCAGTCTTTAATTGGAGAAGTACATACTGTATCCCATCTCGTCAAGTAATTTCTCACTAATGTCACCTCTCctaatgtttattttttcctgatacttcactgatatttgttttttctatttaaagtgtACTTAGTAGTGGAAGCCTTCCTGAAGATTAAAGCTGCACTTTCAAACTAGCTTGCTTCTCTATCAGTTGTGAGTTTCTTCCCTGTCATAATTCTACAGCAATA
This genomic interval from Calonectris borealis chromosome 1, bCalBor7.hap1.2, whole genome shotgun sequence contains the following:
- the ASMTL gene encoding putative bifunctional dTTP/UTP pyrophosphatase/methyltransferase protein isoform X1 codes for the protein MVLNPVLGKLVSKRVVLASASPRRQEILTNVGLRFEVVPSWFKETLEKSSFATPYEYAVETAKQKALEVANRMHVKHLRTPDVVIGADTIVTVDEQILEKPVDKQDAYRMLSRLSGKEHSVFTGVAIIHCSSKDDQLETEVTDFYEETKVKFSDLSEELLWEYIHSGEPMDKAGGYGIQALGGMLVEYVHGDFLNVVGFPLNHFCKKLAELYYPLPKHNIQHKKYDSIPSVDTFENLSDGESESSNFTEHKGASKLDSSGMCSSRAIYNSENSSSVRTGFMVPLENQNGVLESAAKLPSKILELMDGFRASKALFVASKLKMFDHLKDKGPLKAVDVAEEVGTSVCGTERLLDACAALGLLEKTAQGYSNTDSANTYLTSDGEYSLHGYIIHSNDHLWPLFTNLESAVKEGSRQNHRAFGKKAEDLFKDYYHSQEVKQRFMAAMHSIAHLTARDVATAFDLSQFESACDLGGCTGALAHGLVQIYPNLKVTVFDLPEVIANTSYFQPSGQHTAPVTFVSGDFFKDNLPEADLYILSRVLHDWPDEKIHVLLSKIAAVCKPGSALLVAEIVLDEHKTHPPRAVLQSLGMTEGKQRSGSEYKQLLEKYGFTNVQIKITGNLLDAVLCFKKNLSP
- the ASMTL gene encoding putative bifunctional dTTP/UTP pyrophosphatase/methyltransferase protein isoform X3, whose amino-acid sequence is MVLNPVLGKLVSKRVVLASASPRRQEILTNVKHLRTPDVVIGADTIVTVDEQILEKPVDKQDAYRMLSRLSGKEHSVFTGVAIIHCSSKDDQLETEVTDFYEETKVKFSDLSEELLWEYIHSGEPMDKAGGYGIQALGGMLVEYVHGDFLNVVGFPLNHFCKKLAELYYPLPKHNIQHKKYDSIPSVDTFENLSDGESESSNFTEHKGASKLDSSGMCSSRAIYNSENSSSVRTGFMVPLENQNGVLESAAKLPSKILELMDGFRASKALFVASKLKMFDHLKDKGPLKAVDVAEEVGTSVCGTERLLDACAALGLLEKTAQGYSNTDSANTYLTSDGEYSLHGYIIHSNDHLWPLFTNLESAVKEGSRQNHRAFGKKAEDLFKDYYHSQEVKQRFMAAMHSIAHLTARDVATAFDLSQFESACDLGGCTGALAHGLVQIYPNLKVTVFDLPEVIANTSYFQPSGQHTAPVTFVSGDFFKDNLPEADLYILSRVLHDWPDEKIHVLLSKIAAVCKPGSALLVAEIVLDEHKTHPPRAVLQSLGMTEGKQRSGSEYKQLLEKYGFTNVQIKITGNLLDAVLCFKKNLSP
- the ASMTL gene encoding putative bifunctional dTTP/UTP pyrophosphatase/methyltransferase protein isoform X4; this encodes MHVKHLRTPDVVIGADTIVTVDEQILEKPVDKQDAYRMLSRLSGKEHSVFTGVAIIHCSSKDDQLETEVTDFYEETKVKFSDLSEELLWEYIHSGEPMDKAGGYGIQALGGMLVEYVHGDFLNVVGFPLNHFCKKLAELYYPLPKHNIQHKKYDSIPSVDTFENLSDGESESSNFTEHKGASKLDSSGMCSSRAIYNSENSSSVRTGFMVPLENQNGVLESAAKLPSKILELMDGFRASKALFVASKLKMFDHLKDKGPLKAVDVAEEVGTSVCGTERLLDACAALGLLEKTAQGYSNTDSANTYLTSDGEYSLHGYIIHSNDHLWPLFTNLESAVKEGSRQNHRAFGKKAEDLFKDYYHSQEVKQRFMAAMHSIAHLTARDVATAFDLSQFESACDLGGCTGALAHGLVQIYPNLKVTVFDLPEVIANTSYFQPSGQHTAPVTFVSGDFFKDNLPEADLYILSRVLHDWPDEKIHVLLSKIAAVCKPGSALLVAEIVLDEHKTHPPRAVLQSLGMTEGKQRSGSEYKQLLEKYGFTNVQIKITGNLLDAVLCFKKNLSP